The stretch of DNA GGTTCCATCATCACGGACTATCCGCAGGAAGCCGCCGAACTGCTCACCCTACTGATGAACATGTGGTTCATGCCGAATTTCTACCCCGGCACCCGCAGCGAGTTGCGACACCGTGCACAATGCCTGGCCACCATCTGCGTCTCCATCGGGGTGCCTGCGATTACCCACGACATGATCGACCGGCTTGCCGATTTCTATTCGCAGATTCAGATTCCGGATTCAAAAGACGATGCCTCAAAGAGGCGGAAACAGCACTAAAACCGGCAATAAACACGTTCAACGATAACGTTTCTGACGACGAAATCGAGGCCACAGCCCAAAGATAAAGAAACCTGCAGGCGGTATTTCCTGCAATTATTTGTTTACGCGTTTCAAAAGCTATCAGACTTCACCATAGAAGGCTATATGACATCAACAATTATTCTTTTACATACCGTCAGTCGGTATGTAAATTTGGAAACTCTTCCGGAGAAACCATGAACGACCCCAACAATATCAACACCCAAAAAGTCGTAAGCGGGAACGAACCCGAAAACCTCACTCCCGCCGAAAGGTCCACACAAGCGCGGCCACAGCGAACCGACGATGCAAAAGACTGCAACGAATCCGGGCAAATGCGCAAACAGGCCGCCTCGCCGTTGCGTTCCGGCAATTTCATCCTGCTCATCGCCGGCCAGGGGCTCTCGCTTTTCGGCAACACGATGCTGCGCTTCGCCATGTCGATGTGGGTGCTCGACAAAACAGGTTCGGCCACCATTTTCGCTACGTTGCTTTCCCTCTCGATCGTCCCGACCATCCTGCTCATGCCGTTCGGCGGGGTCGTCGCCGACCGCGTCAACCGCCGGACCATGATGGTCGCGCTCGATGCCGTCAGCGGATGCGTGGTGCTTGCCGCAACCCTCGCTTTCGGCTTCATGCAAACCCATACCATCGTTTCAATCGCGGTGCTGCTTATCGCCCTTTCGGCGCTCAACGCACTCGAATCCCCGACCGTCAGCGCCGCCATCCCCCAGATGCTCGGCCGAAAAGACATCGTGCTGCTGCGTCGCGCGCAAGCGATTTCCAGCCAGGTCAACTCCATCATGCAAATCATCCCGACCTTCGCCGGCGGCGCGCTTTACGCGCTCATCGGTATCCGCACCATGATGGGTTCCACCACCATCTGCTTCTTCGCTACTGCGGGCTTGGAATGCTTCATCAAACTTGGCAGCGTCCGCCATTACAAAGCAATAAACGAAAACATGTCCAAATCGCCATCAGACAAACCAACCAAAGCCCACCACAAAACAACGATGCGAACGGCCGCAGAAAACACGACCAACGTAAAAGATATTTGCCAAGAACCCACAGCATTCTCCGTCACAGCAGCCACAGGCGATTCGGAATTGTCAGAATCTCAAACCGACATTCCGGTTGCCCATACCAGTATCCTCAAGCTTTTTCTTGCCGACGTCCGCGACGCCGCGGCATTCCTCAAAACAAACCCGACACTGCTGGAACTCGTTGCCGTCACCGCTGCGCTGAATTTCTTTCTCAACGGCGTCTCGTCCGTCGGCTCGCCGTATATCATCCGCACAACGCTCAATTTCGGGGCCGACGTCTACGGCTATTCCGACGGGATTATGAGCGTCGTTTCGCTGCTCGACACCCTTCTGACCACTGCTTTGGCCGCGAAACTGTTCATGCATCATCTGCCGGCGACCATCTATTCCGCCGCCCTCTGCTTCGCGCCAATCGCCGTGATCTTCGCGCTGCCGGTAAGCAGGTGGGCGAAATTGGTCACGTTCATCGCCGCGTTCTGCTTGGTCACGCTTTCTATCGATTTCACCAACATCATCGCCACCCCTACGTTTATGACGCTTATCCCCGACGAGCTGATGGGCAAGATCGGCGCGTTCATCTCCGCCGTCAGCCTTTGCGCGGCACCGCTGGGCCAGATGACTTACGGTCTGCTTTTCGACCGCATCGCGGTTACGCCGATCATGGCCGGCACCGGAATTTGCCTCGCTCTCGGAGCATTCGTCCTTACGCCAATGTGCAAAAGGTTCGGGAAAACTGACACACAACACGAAGACCAACAAATACCAGTCTTTTAAAACCCACGCAATTACTCCTGCGGCGGGGCCGGCGGCGCGCCTACCAAACCGAGCCTGGTCAACGGGGATGCGGTCAATTGGCGCATGGCAAGCGTAAGCCCGAACATCAGGCAACCCACTCCGAGGATGGCGGCCATGGTCAATGCGCATGCACCGTTCTTGGCCCACACGGCCATCATCTCAAGCCCGGGATAAATCTGCCAAAGCATATAACCGGCATAAGCGCAGGAGACGACGCCGAAAGTAATCATGATGCTGCCGATAATCTGTATGCCGGCCGACGACATACGGCTGCCGGGGCTGTCCATGCCGGATTTGCGCGTGAACACGAGCGCAAGCAGCATCAGGCCACCGCCGATCAGCAGCGACATCAATACGTCGGACGGACGATGCCAACGACCGACAATCACCGACGCGGCGACAAGGATGCTATACGCTGAACCAAGCAACGCGACCAACGCGCGCCAGACGCGCGGAACCGCAACCAGCAGCACCAGTACCGACCCAACCGCAAGCAAGGTATGCCCTGAGGGAGCGCTGTTTTCGTGGGAGGAAAGGACACGGATGATCATCGGCCTCGGCAAAAGGCGTT from Bifidobacterium sp. ESL0728 encodes:
- a CDS encoding MFS transporter, whose protein sequence is MNDPNNINTQKVVSGNEPENLTPAERSTQARPQRTDDAKDCNESGQMRKQAASPLRSGNFILLIAGQGLSLFGNTMLRFAMSMWVLDKTGSATIFATLLSLSIVPTILLMPFGGVVADRVNRRTMMVALDAVSGCVVLAATLAFGFMQTHTIVSIAVLLIALSALNALESPTVSAAIPQMLGRKDIVLLRRAQAISSQVNSIMQIIPTFAGGALYALIGIRTMMGSTTICFFATAGLECFIKLGSVRHYKAINENMSKSPSDKPTKAHHKTTMRTAAENTTNVKDICQEPTAFSVTAATGDSELSESQTDIPVAHTSILKLFLADVRDAAAFLKTNPTLLELVAVTAALNFFLNGVSSVGSPYIIRTTLNFGADVYGYSDGIMSVVSLLDTLLTTALAAKLFMHHLPATIYSAALCFAPIAVIFALPVSRWAKLVTFIAAFCLVTLSIDFTNIIATPTFMTLIPDELMGKIGAFISAVSLCAAPLGQMTYGLLFDRIAVTPIMAGTGICLALGAFVLTPMCKRFGKTDTQHEDQQIPVF